ACTCGCTTATGTATCCCAGCAAAGAAGAGTGCAATGAGGGTGATGCAGCTAATGGTGAAGAAGGGATGATTCCAcagtgatgaaaagaaagaaacCTACAGGAATGAAAAGAGCAAATCAACCTATCAAGCCATCTTGTAAATGAGCATGAAAAGGACATGTTACCAttataaaatactttgattcatTTACATACCTTCTGTGTGTCAGGGTCTATCAACCAGTTCCAAGCACCAGTGGCTGTGCAGACTGACACAACGATTAAAATCACTGAGGGGGGAAATAGATatatcaattaaaatattatattgggGTATAATGGGTTAATGTTGCATGACTTACTTCTCCACCTGCCTGTTGCAGGTTGTAAACATGAGACATATTCTGTCAGTCTCCTCTCAAACGCTTTCAGGTCTGATGAAGAGTTGATACACCGATAAAATTGATATTAATATTTGTATCAGTACGGCGTTAAATGCATATATTTGTAAAATACACGTATGTGCACAACATAAGCTAATATAAACACGAAAGCAAAAATGCTACATGCTAACATCATTGGGAGACGAAGCCGTTTACATTAGCACGCCTTCAGTTTAGTGCCTTTATTCGAAAAttcaatatttcaaaatgatgaCAGTGTAGGTCGCGCTTTAAAAACTATCGTATTTTATATAGAATAGCTTTTATAGCGTGTTACCTTCGGCCTGTTCCAGTGAGTTCATGTCTTTTGAGTAGTGGTCACGTGGTTATTTCAGCAGCAGTCGGCTGTGGGAAGGTCTATTCGCTCAGTTGTCATGAAAAGCCAGGTCATGTAACCAATCAGCATCGAGCACTAGATGGTTTCCCCCGATTGGTGGATTTCGTGAAAGCAAGCACCCCCTTTTGGTCGCTTTTATCCAGTCGTgtgctttaaatattttttcagctCTTGGGAGTTTAGATGATGCTGTTTGACAAATAAAATCTTCACGTCGGGGAATCGAatcccggtcttccgcgtgacaggcgtaggtactgtccactatactaacaagGAAGGATGCTTTGATGTTTTGAGAATTAAGTttggaagaaagctaatatgtactaatatGCACAAGCCATTAGGtataaatttaagaaaaataactacACAAGGCACTAGGtataaatttataaaaaatcaCTACACAAGACATTaggtatacatttaaaaaaaatggcatccaaATCAAAAAGGCCCAAgtcaatatttcaaataaaatgccTTTTTACATAACCAAATCCCATGTTTTTAAAGAACATGACCATCAACATTCAAAGTGAATAGTTTGGTTGGAGAATATtagaataatattttgataattccTCCTCCCCTCGTTTACTGTGCACATATTATTTGTAATGTGCTTTCTGATGGTTgtcatgtgtgtttttttgtgctcaACTCTGGTAACCTTGCAACCTTGGAGGCTTCTTTTGTAATAAATTCACGAGGCCAAAAAATGCAGTTTCAGTCTTCTGAGGCACTTTGACTGTAGCCCACCCATCCTTGACACACCTGCGTTAGATACAAATGTATCTATCACTCTGCATTGCTCTTTGGATCTAGCTTTAATAACTAAAGTGGTACTTTGACAtataaatgtttcccataggaatgaactcaAAACTAATGAATTGATTCAAAGCCTCTGAAAAACAACTCAAAACAGGATATCggattgtaaaaacattttgatttgttctaattcgccatctatcaacaaagtaacaaataactagtggttatgaggAACATTGCTGTATTGTATTGTCAATTAAATttggaagaaagctaatatgtactaattgGTAGGGTATGACGTAGTGTGGCAGAAGCAAAAAGTTATTACTCCCCATCGGGGAATTGAACTACAGTCTTCTTAGGCGAaaatactgtccactatactaacgaagAAGGCTGCAACATCTTCATCACAATTAAGTTTGGAATAGATATATTATGTACTAACTGGCAGAGTAAGGCATATTGTAGCAGCGGCAACAAGTTGATtttccccgtcggggaatcgaaccctgatCTTCAGCATGAGATACTGTCCAATATACTAACAAGGAGGGTAGCTGTAGTGTTTTGACAAGCGTTTCTTGAAGAAACCTAATATGTACTAAAATGCATAGCCCATGAGGTATACATTTAAGACTACACAAGACATTAGGTaggtatacattttaaaaaaatgacatccaaaTCAAAAAGGCCCAAGTCaacatttcaaatcaaatgcctttttaaataaccaaatcccacaaattttaaagaacatgatcatcaaaattcaaaacaaatagtTTGGTTGAAGAATAGTAGAAGaatattttaatcattcctCTTCCCCTCATTTTCTGcgcacatatttttttgtaatgttctTTTCTGATGGTtgtcttgtgtgtttttttgtgctcgCCTCTGGCCATTGAGACCTTGGAGGTTGCTTTTTTGTAACAAATGCAagaaccccaaaaaaaatgcagcccgTCCTGTCCTTGATGCACCTGCCATTGATACATCTTCAAAATACTTTCATCCAAAATGTTTGATGCAAGACAACATtatgaacctgcagcaacaccaGACGTGATGAcgacacaaatcccttctatgaaaggAAGGTGGTTTGGCGTGGGTCAATGCCTTCTACAGGTTGACtaagggagggtaagtaagaagacagtgagcgcaagtaagtgatccattttattcttgttggcatcgttGAGGCAATTTGCCAAATTGATGGCgctgaaggaggaggaggagaaggaacaagtatgaatatgtcattaatGGGTCTTGtttgggaagacgaacttgtggagaggcactatacaatttcgtcatacgctgctaagggtatgatgactactaggctttttgtcaagtcagcgatgacgacaatgcctatgtctgattattatttaattttcatgTTGACACCAATTTTTACACATTAACTCCAAATAAAGACCTTCTATGGGCCCATCTCCAATTCTACAAGTGCTCTGTAATGATGAATCACACATTGACCAATAGAAAGGTCTTTAgggagatggaggaggaggaggaggaggagctacaGATAGGTTGTGGTTATCAAGGacactggggggggggggggggggggatttaaaGAGCATCAAGTCAGCTTGAGACCACGCACTCAGACAGACTCACCAGAGTTTCCTACTACCTGTGCCTCGAGATTTCAAAGTTCCGAAATtcgaaagaagaaagaagaaagaatcagaagaaaagaaagaagaagagatcATCAAGAGCTTCAACTTCTACGCCTAGAGGGGAACCAAGGTGTCATACGGTATATTCAGGGATGGATATTCCGAGTGTAAGGGGGACCGGGGCCAGGTCGCAACCGGGCCCCGCACTTTTAAGGACGTTTTCGGGTGGGAGTAAAGTCAAAAAGAAGGATAActttattggataactttattcattcattccgtaTTTGGGGATATTTCTTTGTGACATTAAAAAGAAGGGGGGGAtgcagatgaagaaaaaaaaaagaaaaaaaatacatcgttACAAATTAGACAGTACGTACGGATGCTATATCAAAGCAAaatcaaaaagtacaaagtagaaCAAACTTGGGAAATGGGATCATATCCATAGCAataatttttataattattcttattattttcttcttcttattcttctttttcttattcttattattcttattcttatgcttctttttcttcttattcattttattctttttattctttttatttttcttattcttcttattcttattttttttattctttttattctttttattctttttattctttttattctttttattctttttattctttttattctttttattctttttattctttttattctttttattctttttattctttttattcttttattctttttattctttttattctttttattctttttattctttttattctttttattctttttattctttttattctttttattcttttattcttcttattcgtattcttcttattctttttattctttttattttttttattcttattattcttattctttttcttcttcttcttcttcttcttcttcttcttcttcttcttcttcttcttcttcttcttcttcttcttcttcttcttcttcttcttcttcttcttcttcttcttccttcttcttcttcttcttcttcttcttcttctttttattctttttattttttttattcttattattcttattctttttcttcttcttcttcttcttcttcttcttcttcttcttcttcttcttcttcttcttcttcttcttcttcttcttcttcttcttcttcttcttcttcttcttcttcttcttcttcttcttcttcttcttcttcttcttcttcttcttcttcttcttcttcttcttcttcttcttcttcttcttcttcttcttcttcttcttcttcttcttcttcttcttcttcttcttcttcttcttcttcttcttcttcttcttcttcttcttcttcttcttcttcttcttcttcttcttcttcttcttcttcttcttcttcttcttcttcttcttcttcttcttcttcttcttcttcttcttcttcttcttcttcttcttcttcttcttcttcttcttcttcttcttcttcttcttcttcttcttcttcttcttcttcttcttcttcttcttcttcttcttcgttttcttcttcttcttcttctactactacttgttattattattattattattattattattattattattattattattattattattatcattattattattattattattattattattattattattattattattattattattattattattattattattattattattattattattattattattattattattattattattattattattattattattattattattattattattattattattattattattattattattattattattattattattattattattattattattattattattattattattattattattattattattattattattattattattattattattattattattattattattattattgttattgttattattattattattattattattattattattattattattattattattagtattagtattattattattattattattattattattattattattattattattattattattattattattattattattattattattattattattattattattattattattattattattattattattattattattattattattataattattataattattataattataattattattataattattataattataattattataattattattattataattattataattattataattattataattattattattattattattattattattattattattattattattattattattattattattattatcattatcattatcattatcattatcattatcattatcattatcattatcattatcattatcattatcattatcattatcattatcattatcattatcattatcattatcattatcattatcattatcattattattattattattattattattattattattattattattattattattattattattattattattattattattattattattattattattattattattattattattattattattattattattattattattattattattattattattattattattattattattattattattattattattattattattattattattattattattattattattattattattattattattattattattattattattattattattattattattattattattattattattattattattattattattattattattattattattattattattattattattattattattattattattattattattattattattattattattattattattattattattattattattattattattattattattattattattattattattattattattattattattattattattattattattattattattattattattattattattattattattattatatattattattattattattattattattattattataattttgttaATAATTGGGTAGATTTTTTCTGCTGCTTCTGatgtttcacattttttttcatgtttcccCCACTTTTTACTTATGTTAATGGTAAATCCAATTTTGTTAGCTCATCTATTGGGTGATATTCTaggacaataaaaatatttatatcttTAGATTCAACCCTAgtctattttgtatattttgtgaTGTTCCCTCAGTATCATAAAGCTAAATTAAGGTAATCAtaattataatgaaaacaaataatttcaTCAAGgtgaaaggaggaaaaaatggttttgatacaaatgtatttatcaCCCTCCATCAAAAAGCTATTGCTAGCTAACTCCAAATCCAATGGGATTGGCTCCAACTATGAAATTGTTTTCACCTAGAAAGCTGCATATGTGTTCACAGGACATGGCAATGGCCGGAGATGGTGGCAGGGTGAAAAGACTTCCCCGGGTTTTTACGATCGAGGAGCCCGAAAATGACGACGGAAACGCCACCCCGTTGCTGTTTGGGAAGTACAAACCCAGCGTTGATAACCTCAAACCTTTCCGTTGTTGCACTTCATCAAAGTCAGTAAAtccaattttattattattttttaaatgtggctaATATGTGGCTAATGTGGGAGTCTGTTGGCTTTTCTTATCTAGGAAGCACCCAATGGACAACACCGGGTTCTTTTCCCTTGCCACCTTCGCATGGATGACCTCCATGATGTGGGCCATGTTCCGGAAACGGCTGGATGTCAACTCGCTGAAGATGTCACCTTTGGATGAGGGTGGAAGAAACACGGAGAGGTTTGGGGCGCTCAAGCACTAttgactcaaatgaatgtttcccataggaatgaactaaaaactaattaattggttcagaaaaaaagaagaaaaaaaacaagatattgtaaaaacattttgatttgttctaattcgccatctattaagaaagtaacaaataatttttggattaatagtacaaaaaatgttttttaatagtactaaaatgtttttaatagtactaacatgtttattaatagtactaaaatgttttttaatagtactagaatgtttttaatagtactaaaatgtttcttaatagaactcaaatgtttttaatagtacttaaatgtttttttaatagtactaaaatgttttttaatagtactaaaatgtttttaatagtactaaaatgtttcataatagtactcaaatgtttttaatagtactaaaatgtttttaatagtactaaaatgttttaatagtactaacatgtttttaacagtactgaaatgtttttaacagtactgaaatgtttttaatagtactaaaatatttttcaatagtactaaaatgtttttaatagtactaaaatgtgttttaatagtaccaaaatgtgttttaatagtaccaaaatgtttttaataggattaaaatgtttttaatagtactaaaatgtttttaatagtactcaaatgtgttttaatagtactaaaatgtgtttcaattgtactaaaatgtgatttaatagtactaaatgtgttttaatagtaccaaaatgtttttaatagtactaaaatgtttttaatagtactaatatgtgttttaatagtactaaaatgtgtttcaatagtactaaaatgtgttttaataggaccaaaatgtttttaatagtactaatatgtgttttaatagtactaaaa
This sequence is a window from Stigmatopora nigra isolate UIUO_SnigA unplaced genomic scaffold, RoL_Snig_1.1 HiC_scaffold_27, whole genome shotgun sequence. Protein-coding genes within it:
- the cnep1r1 gene encoding nuclear envelope phosphatase-regulatory subunit 1, which gives rise to MNSLEQAEDLKAFERRLTEYVSCLQPATGRWRMILIVVSVCTATGAWNWLIDPDTQKVSFFSSLWNHPFFTISCITLIALFFAGIHKRVVAPSIIAARCRTVLAEYNMSCDDTGKLILKPRPNIQ